The following nucleotide sequence is from Cetobacterium somerae ATCC BAA-474.
TCTTGATTTTTTTTGAAAAAAAGATTATAATAAAATTGATAACAATAGAATTGTTATCCGTGTTTTGTACGTTAACAAAGAGGAGTTGGTAGCCTTTCCTTTCTCTTGGGGACAATAAAAAAACAAGAATTAAAGTTTGATTATTATTTATTAATAATTGACTACTACCACAAAATAAAATATAATTTTATTATGAAAAAAAGTCGTAGTATAAAATCTATGACTTTTTTTCATATCTATTAAATTTTTTAGAGAGGATTTTAATAATGCTAAGAAAAATTATATTGGAATATGAAAAACATCTAAAGGGAAAAAAATTTAAAATAACATTAGAAACTGGTGAAATAATTGAGTTCCAAATAGCTAAAAAAAGATTAAAGCATTTATTAGGATTCCAATATACAAGTTATTCAACATTCCCAGCAGAACTTATTTATTCAAAAATTAAAAATAGAAAATTAACTTTAGAAAAATTACAAAAAGATAAAAAGTTCAAAATTGTAGAAACAAGAATAATTAATTTTACAAGAATAATAGATTTATTATCGTTAAACGAAACAGATTTTATTATCGAGTTTAACAAAACTTTAATTCAAAATTGTGAGCTAAAATCAAAATATATAATTTACAAAGACAATTCTAATCATATTTTACACTTGGGATTAGCTGAAGATAATACTTATTATCCTGAAACATGGTTTATAAGAGATGAACGAACAAATAATATTGATCTATATATAAAAAATCAAAAAAAAATAAAAGTTATAAAATTTGAAATTATAACAATAAATTAAAAAAAGATTAACTTTTACAATGAGTTAATCTTTTTTTATATAATTTAAACCGCTTTAAATAGCTGAATTTAAGATTTCAATAGATTTTATGTTAAAATATATGACTTGAAAACACAAAGTGCCTTAAAATCGATTTTAAGAAGAATAAGATATTTAATTTTTTATCTAAAAACCTCTTCAAAATTATTAAAAAAAATTCAATGGGAAAAGTTATAAAATTAATAATTGACATTTTTCTGATTTTTTTATATTATAGGCTAATAGCCTATAATATAAAAAAATGGTCTAGGAATAAATATTTTCGGAGGTTTTTATGAGAATGCCTTTTACAAAATCAACTCCAGAAGGAAGAATTTTTTTCCAAGCATACAAAATAATTGAAGAGATCATAGAATCCAGTGAAATTATTGATTCTATAAGTACTATTCACTTAAGCCAAACTTATAAAAGAAATTCTTATCTAGTTTCAGATGAAAATTTTTTTAATAGTTTGTGTCAAAATCTTGGTGAGCTGGGAAAGCAATATAAAGAAATAACTGGTAAAGATAAATTACCTAAAATTTTTATACCACCAATTTTGTATAAAAATGTAAAAAGTGTAACCACATACATAAATAAAGCATATTCTAAAAAAATATTAACTTATGATGATTATGCAGGAAGAGAACTAAAAAAATTACATAACGAATTAATGGAAAGTAAAGTTCCTCAAAGTCAAATAGATCTTGAAATAAAAAATCTTCGTGAACAATTAAAAAAACAACAAGAAAAATATAATGCAAAACTAGCAATTATAAGATTATCTTCTTGTGATTTTAGAGCAAAATTAAGAGATGATGAAAAAGAAATAAAAAGAATTACATTAAGGGAACAAGGAACATTTTTTCTTGGGAAACCTAAGTTTTATGAGCAGCCACCAAAATCTCCAAGAAATGATTTATATGAAAATAGAAATGGAATTTATCAAATAAATGCTGAGGTTTACTTATCAGATTTAGAAGATCCTACTCTTATTTAATAGGTTGTTAACCTATAATATAAACGATAGAACTAAAAGAGCTAGTTTTTCACTTCTAGCTCTTTATTTATTTTTATTTAAATAAGTTATTCCAAATTGTTTGCCAAAATCCAATCAAATAAGTTGTTTCATCTTCTAACTTTTTGGGAACATTCCTTTTTTCTGCATCTTGGATGTACAAAGCATTATCTTTTTTATCAAAATAAAACTTTGCTTCTCCCCTTTGAACTCTATCTATTTGCATAAGCTTTTCATAGATTTGACTCTCTCTAACTATTAATTTTTTGTTATAATTAAGATTTGTTATCCATAAGAAAAAACCAATAATTACTCCGTTAAGAATAAAACTGATCCCTCCAATTTTTAAAAGATTTTTCCAAAAGTTTTCTCGATATTTATCTCTGATATTTTCCAAAACATTTTTACTGTCAGTGTTAAAATTAGTAACAATATTATTTGCATTATCTAGAACCTTAGTATTATCTTTAATTTTTGTTTCTAGGTTAGAAATATTAGTCAGTAATGTCGAAGCCTCTGTCATTAATTTTTCGTTTGATTTTATTAGAACTTCTTTGTTGTTGTTCATTTCTTGATTTAAGTTCTCGTTCACTTTCTTCAGCCAATCGCTTTGACTCTCTTTCATGTCTTTTATCATCAAGGGTATTGACTCTTCTAAGTCCAAAACTTTCTCTAAAGCTTTCTCTAGTGATGATTCCATTTTGTTGTATTGCTCTATCATCAACTTTAGTTCTAAATCCTGCTTCCTGTTGGTGTTCTGATAGTTCATTAGCAGTTCTTTCAATTGGTTGTTTTCCTGTATTAACTCTTGATAACTCTGGTCTTTCATATTGCTCTCTTGTTTTAGAAAATTCATTTTCCAACCCCTCCTTACTCAATATTTCATGATTAAAAGTTTTACCTAAAGTATTTAATCTAAACTTATTTTTCTTTCCAGTTAAAATATTTTCTGAAACTGTGAAAGTAATATTTTTTTTATGATCTTGCCAATCTACTTGATAACCATTTGAATCCATTTTTTCAATAAACTCATTTTTATTTTGGCAGCACTTTGATATTTCTAAAATTGAATTAACAAGATTTAAACTATCGTTTGGGACCTCTTTATTTTTTAAAGATTTTTTTAGAGCCATATATTGTTCTTTTTTCCAAGCAATAATTTTACCTTGTTCAGTTGTTTTTTGAGGTATTTCTAATCCATGATCTTTATTAATTTCATTAGAAATTTCTTTCCATTTTTCTAAATCATTTCTTGAGCATTGGAATTTATGTCCGTCAACATAAGAAACTGAATTAACAATCACATGACAATGGGTATGTTTTTGATCTGTATGAACTGCTAAAAAAACCTCGTTATCTTTTATAACTTTATTACAAAATTTTTCTGTAAGTTCAAGAGCTTCTTCAGGAGTAACTTCTCCCTCTTTAAAAGATTGGACATAATGAAGATATTGGCGACCAGTTTCTTTATTATAAAACTCTTTAGTATTTTGAAAATCATTAAAGGCTTCTTTCCAATCATTAGAACAATAAATTCCTTTTGTTAAAGCTGCTTTTTTTCCCACATATTCTAAAGTAGATTTAGCTCCACCACTTTTTGAACTTGGATTACCTATTCCTTTAAGGATTGCCATAGCTCATTCAGCTCCTTTTTTATAGCTTCTACATCATTAGAATAATGACTTTTTTTAGCTATTTGGTTAAGGTTATTTGAAGCTATTTTTAGAGTCTTAAAAATCTCCTTTAATGTTGTGTTATATTCTTCAATATCTGTAGCTAAACTTTTTCTTAAAAGTTCTCTAAAAAATTGGTTTTGGGTACATTCCAAAATTTTGCATTGTTCTACTAATAAATTGTAATCATCTTCATCAAGTCTTACTGTTAATTTTTTCATCTTTTCAACTCCTTTAAAAGTTAAATAAAAAGTACCCGTTTTTATAGGGGAGTTTTTATTTAACTTAATGGGGGGATTAAAGGGGGGCTATGCCCCACCTTTACAAGTTCTACTTTGACGACTAAAACGAAGTTTTTGACGGCAAAAGTAGTAAACTTGCCTTAGTAATTTTCACCCACAATTATATCAGCTATTATTGACACTTGTAAACATTAATACTATACTAAGATTAATAAAAGTAAAAGGGGGGAATTACAAATGATTGAAAATAATTTTAGTGAGAAAAAAAATAAAAAAACTATTACAGAATTAAAAGAAGAAATTAAGCAACAAAAACAGAAGGCCATTAGAGAAGCAAATAAGAAAATAAAAGCTCTTGAAAAAAGAGAAAAAGAACAAAGATTAAAACCATATTTTAAATTGGTTGAAAAATATATCGATAATATTTCTGATAAAGATTTAGAAATTATGATTAAATATGTTGAATCTAAGTTTAAAAAATAAATTATGGTATTTAAAAACTGTTTTTTATATTAAAGTAAATTTTTTTGAGATTTTTGATTTTTTAAAAAATAAGTCAAAGTATGAAGAGGCTTGGAATTTAATGGAAGAAACTCAAATTATGATTAATAGTCTAAAAAATAATCCATTTTTATGTACTGAAGCTTTTAATATTCAATACATAAAAGAAACTTTAGATAAATTTGAGCTTTTATTTCCATATTATATTTTTAGTAGTAGAGAAATGATAATAAAATCATCAAAATGTTCAATTTGTGGGAAAGAATATAATGTTAGAAATTCTTGTGTCATAATTTTGGAAAAGTTTATAATGGTAATTTATGTCAACGAATTATAGAAGATGCTCAACTTATTTGCATTACACTTGTTAAAAATCCAGTAGATAAATATACTTTTTTAAAAATCAAAAATGAAGAATTTAAATTAGAAAAATTGAAGGTATATTTAAAACCACGAATGGAGCGAAATGCTCTTTGCTGGTGTCAAAGTGGAAAAAAATATAAAAAATGCCATTTAGATGAAGATATAAATGGTATTCACTATAAAATTTTATTTAATAAATATGTTGAGCCGAAAGAATTAAAAATAATAAATAGCTTAAAAAAATAAAATATTTTCTGATCCTCGGCACCAAATTTGTAACTTTCTCAATAAAGTCAAATGGCTACTCACTAGGGTAGCTTTTTTTCTAAAAAAAGTTAAAAATTTAAAATGTTTCAATAGATTTTATCTTAATTTTTTTAAGTAATTTGAAACAATCTATTTTAACAAATTATAACTTTTATTTTTTTTTTTAAAGTGATATACTAAAATTAATTGAAAATTTTAATACAGGAGATTATATGGAGGGAAAAATAAAAATTACCAATCCAAATACAAATACTTCACTAGATTTGGAAATTCATTTATACAATAGCAATTTAATTAATGAACGAAATACATTTAAAAGTTCTAATTCTTCTTATAGCCAACTTGATTATTTTATAAAGAATTCCTCTTCTTTATGTCATGAAAATAAATTTAGAGGAATTTTTGAAATTTTTTATAATAACGAGTATATTGGTTTTTTTTCTTTTTATTTTCAAAATATTAATTTTAATAGAAGAGGATACGAAAATGAAATTCAAACGTTTGTGAATATAGATTATTTTGCAATAAGCCAAACTTACCAAAGGCAAAAAATAGGAACAGCCGTTTTTACATATATTATAAATAATATTTCTCAATTAAGTAAAAAATATAACTGTATAAGTGGAATTATTTTAACTCC
It contains:
- a CDS encoding GNAT family N-acetyltransferase, translating into MEGKIKITNPNTNTSLDLEIHLYNSNLINERNTFKSSNSSYSQLDYFIKNSSSLCHENKFRGIFEIFYNNEYIGFFSFYFQNINFNRRGYENEIQTFVNIDYFAISQTYQRQKIGTAVFTYIINNISQLSKKYNCISGIILTPLNQDIAKFYKHFGFKEIESTNEYILIF
- a CDS encoding SEC-C metal-binding domain-containing protein; its protein translation is MERNALCWCQSGKKYKKCHLDEDINGIHYKILFNKYVEPKELKIINSLKK
- a CDS encoding PBECR4 domain-containing protein, whose amino-acid sequence is MLRKIILEYEKHLKGKKFKITLETGEIIEFQIAKKRLKHLLGFQYTSYSTFPAELIYSKIKNRKLTLEKLQKDKKFKIVETRIINFTRIIDLLSLNETDFIIEFNKTLIQNCELKSKYIIYKDNSNHILHLGLAEDNTYYPETWFIRDERTNNIDLYIKNQKKIKVIKFEIITIN
- a CDS encoding plasmid mobilization protein, with product MKKLTVRLDEDDYNLLVEQCKILECTQNQFFRELLRKSLATDIEEYNTTLKEIFKTLKIASNNLNQIAKKSHYSNDVEAIKKELNELWQSLKE
- a CDS encoding relaxase/mobilization nuclease domain-containing protein, which codes for MAILKGIGNPSSKSGGAKSTLEYVGKKAALTKGIYCSNDWKEAFNDFQNTKEFYNKETGRQYLHYVQSFKEGEVTPEEALELTEKFCNKVIKDNEVFLAVHTDQKHTHCHVIVNSVSYVDGHKFQCSRNDLEKWKEISNEINKDHGLEIPQKTTEQGKIIAWKKEQYMALKKSLKNKEVPNDSLNLVNSILEISKCCQNKNEFIEKMDSNGYQVDWQDHKKNITFTVSENILTGKKNKFRLNTLGKTFNHEILSKEGLENEFSKTREQYERPELSRVNTGKQPIERTANELSEHQQEAGFRTKVDDRAIQQNGIITRESFRESFGLRRVNTLDDKRHERESKRLAEESERELKSRNEQQQRSSNKIKRKINDRGFDITD